The following coding sequences are from one Tepidimicrobium xylanilyticum window:
- a CDS encoding IS3 family transposase encodes MQSPYFIVIWNSNTLIIPFKAGIFYRKKFETLGELRERIAEYINVYNKDRFLMCKIFLIKLLVYLTRISSLVDACVTFSLGFIAISSNSSMSRYVDLSSSIIVAVYLIKNGIITIKSREDFVFGNKTLH; translated from the coding sequence ATGCAAAGCCCATATTTCATAGTGATATGGAATTCCAATACACTAATAATACCTTTTAAAGCTGGAATTTTTTACAGAAAAAAGTTTGAAACACTAGGAGAATTAAGGGAAAGGATAGCTGAATACATAAATGTTTACAACAAAGATAGATTTTTAATGTGCAAAATTTTTTTAATTAAATTGCTTGTTTACTTGACAAGAATCAGTTCATTAGTAGATGCCTGTGTTACTTTCTCCTTAGGGTTTATTGCTATTTCTTCTAATTCTTCTATGTCCAGATATGTAGATTTAAGCAGTTCTATAATAGTGGCAGTTTACCTCATTAAAAATGGCATTATCACAATCAAGTCTAGGGAGGATTTTGTATTTGGAAATAAAACTTTACATTAA
- a CDS encoding helix-turn-helix domain-containing protein, whose product MVEEYTSGKYSLADLSTKHNIGTRVILLGLINGIEIKDYDPKGDIYTMKSGKTTFEERLEIAKWVIDNNMSYKDAAEKHGITYALVYKWTRAYLDKGPEALRYQKRGPKPKSEIDKSKLTEVEKLKLELEKERTLRR is encoded by the coding sequence ACTAGCAGATTTATCTACCAAACATAATATTGGTACTAGAGTTATCCTCCTTGGGTTAATAAATGGTATAGAAATAAAAGATTATGATCCTAAAGGAGACATCTATACCATGAAATCTGGAAAAACTACATTTGAAGAGAGATTAGAAATAGCAAAGTGGGTTATTGACAACAATATGAGCTACAAAGATGCAGCTGAAAAGCATGGGATCACTTATGCACTTGTATATAAATGGACAAGAGCATATCTAGATAAAGGTCCTGAGGCCTTAAGGTATCAAAAACGTGGACCAAAGCCAAAGTCAGAAATTGATAAAAGCAAATTAACTGAAGTTGAGAAATTAAAGCTTGAGCTCGAAAAAGAAAGAACATTAAGAAGATGA